A window of Rosa rugosa chromosome 7, drRosRugo1.1, whole genome shotgun sequence genomic DNA:
TTGTCTGAGCAATAACTCTAGCAGTGTGCCTTGATCTCCCTGAATTGCTGGATGAGTGACTGGGTCTTGAAGACGACATTCTCACAAAAACTGCACAGCGGAAACAAAAGTACCAATAATCAAACTAAATGTTAAACCCTTAGGAAAACATTACTAGAATTAATTCCATAAAACATCGGCTACTGATGTTTGATATTAGTTTGATCATAACTATTACGTACCACTGCAATCATCATAGTACTAAAAGTAAGAATCAGGAGTAGAGGCAGCGACAGTTTTGCGAATTTCATGATTCTTATAATGTCAATATCCATAAAGCTTAATGTAAAACTCCTGCAGTGAGGAAAACTCACATAACAATTACAATGAAAAGCTCTTGAACGACACCAATTAGCATAACACTAATATAGAAATGAATCGAAACTTTTTCCTGAAGGAAGCTCTAGAATCCGTTCTCTTCAAGGAATAACAATCTTACAGGCTACCAAAATCACTAAAACTTAATCCAGAAATGATTATTGCTTTATCTCACTTGTGACTACTCACAAGTCAGTAACACAACCACTAACTAAACTGACAACAATTTCTCAACCAAACTATAACTTGCCCACTTGGCAACTCTGACTTGCATAACTCGTGATCAAAGGTTTAAAAGATCGAAAGACAGACATATCGGCACTCAAATTTAGGGATCCTTGGCCTGTTCACCACTATCGACAGAAAGCAATTGAACAACATGAACATGGAGTCAGAAACTTAACTGAAGctagggaagaaaaaaaaaatcctagttACTCTGATTCTTACACAACTAATAACGAATCAACTAGTTCATCAATGGAATCCCAGAGAAGAAAAGCTGCTGAGGTTAAAACAACTAGCAAATCAATCACAGAAGCCAAAGCAACTATAACAAGAATAACAACTTAGcataaaaaaagaacagaacttTCAAAAAGAAGAATCAGAACATGAGCAAAGAAGAAATGAAGGCAGACCAACCTTTTTGAGCTGCAGTAAGCAGAAAACTTCAGTAGCTCTCTCAGATGCAAAAGTGACCTTCACTTATAGAGACTGATACAGCAAAACTTGGTAGTAGCTAAAAATGCAAAGATGGGTCCTCCTCCTCTAAAGTCTCAAACTTCAAAACAGAGCCCCCACTAATCTCGATCACCGTCTCCTCTGTCCCTGCTCACACCCCGGCTTTCAGTACTTACCAGTGTTTGAAGGAACCGCCTTTCCTATTAAATAATGAAGGATAATCCAAATTTAGAAAGCAAAATTCCCAACTGGGTCCACCCAACGACATCTAAGAAATGGATCCAAAGAGGGATGTAGCTGGATGGGACAAGTGGGTTGGCTCCGATTGGGCTCCTGCTCCTTTCCCTATATAGTAATAGCAAGATCTCACGACCCCTTAAATTGATGGGTGTGTAAACCCAACACAATATATTAAAAATGGAAGTGCGTAAGCTAATCATGGTCTTACTTTAGAGATTAAACTAATGGGGAAGCTGGGTCacagagggggggggggggggggggggactgtGAGACAGAAGGGTTGGGGAATGATGAAGGATACCAACAAAAGAAGGTGTAAGATACCTTATGGGGGTCACGtggggtggggggggggggacccAATCCTGTTTGCTGTGTATATCAGATTTTTCTGAGTCTGGTGTTGGCTGGTCAGATGACTCAGATCCCATGTTTTAAGGGTCAGATCTCCTAGTAAAGGGCATAGAACGCGCACTACTCTATTTGGCCCATACCTTGCACCTGGGATTTTTGCCTTTTTTATATccccctttttcttttattagaaGTATCTTATGATCTTATCCTAGACTGTGATGGTAAATTACGAGCAACTCTTTTCTGCAGAACCAGTCAATGAAAATTGTTGTGGATGGCATCACATTCATTGTCTCGCTTTCAGTTGGAGGGTACTTGGAACTTTTGTTATACTCCACTGCATCTAGAGTTAGCTTGAGACAAAGGTCTCAAAGATGGGAGTATGTTCGCCTCTCGTTTTCACAGAGTCAGAGTATTCGATCATATATATATTCGCTGTCGATAATAGCGTAAAGATGTACTAATGATCACATTGCAATGATCACATTATTGACCGCATCATCTTTTACTGAGGTGAAAACCTCTTACCTAGGTTAATAACATCTCCGATTATTCAATATTATACTGGTTCATGAAGCAACAGGAATTGCATGTTCTACAGAATTAAACATTCCCATATATGTGCCAGCTCTAGTGTGGGGATAGAATCTATAATTTCAAAGTTGCTTACAACTTCTTTCATCCATGATGCAATAAATTTCACCATCACTCATTCCATGCTGGGCACGTTCCATGATTTTAGTATCGCTCCTACTTGTCATCTGTATTTTAGTGTATTGGGTTAGACATAATCATGTATGTATATATTCATTTCTTATGTTGAAGAACAAAACAAACATCTAATTAATAAACATGTAATATATGCAACTACTTTTGCAAAAAACAAAACTGAGAAATTGAGTAGAGTGCATGCACGCATCTGTTACTCTCCCATATCCTTTTGTGATAACAGTGATATATGACTTGAATGTCTTTGATTCATCAAATGAATATGGAACTTGGAGTAAATATCAAAAAGGACAACTTAGATGCTTGGAGACCTAATTAGGTACACTGAGAGAATAAATAATTTTCTGCATCAGATACTTTCTTGAAGATTGCTACGCATGCTTTTCGGTAATCAAAACTGTTGCAAAAACAAAGCAGCAATTTGGTTTATCCATCAGAATAGGAagccttttctcttctttataGTTTGATAAGAAACAGTACATACAAGTGATACAACTACAAGGGAAACCTCCAGGAAACATGACCTAAAGAACTAAACATGACTTAAAGCATGAAGGACATTCAGGGGAGGTCTCTCCCAACTCCTACTCTCATGAAAATCATGGCCAGACATTCAATTCACGAATCATGAGCTTGAAAGAGAAGGTAAACGCTTTTATATCTCTCACAATGGTTTTCAATCTCCATAGAGTGCAACAGAATGAGAAGCTATCCATTGAAATATGTCACAGTTAAACACAACTGCTCGGCTTTGCCTAGCAATCTAACCAGAATGAAATCATGCCTGTGAACGATGAATTACCTACCAGAAATAAAAATAAGTCTAGCTTCCAAGGATTGCCAACCTAGTGATGCATCAAAGAAACTGTACTCATAAGCTGGAAGCCAATACATCCATAATATCAGTCTAGCTAGGATAATTCGTATCTGAATCTCACTTAAGGGTCTAATTCACAAGAGAGATCTTCTATGTGAGGAATTCTAATAAGCATACAGCATTGGAGAAGTCAAGAAGAGGTATTACTTAAAAGGACGGCCCTGTTACTGGAATTGATTAAAAAGATAAATCCTGCTATATATAGAACCAAACTTCAATATGCTTTAAGAGATGATGTAAGATGATATTTTCAGACACTCTTGCAAAGATTTTACGATTCAAAACCCTTTCTGAGAGCAAAATCGCAATCCAGTCTGTCACTTGGGAGATAACAAAACCATAAACATATGGATTAGCTTAACTGTGTCTTCCTAATCATCTTCAATACAAAACCGAATGATCTAAAACTTGACGTGTGGAAAGAGCAAAGAccactgtttctttcttttcttttcttttttcaaaactTACTCCACTGCTTAATGCCTTAAACTGCTTAACTGCCTGACTTAACTTTAGGTTCCAAATCATTTAGGTGTTTGAAGAAGCAAGAAAAAACATGACATTTCAAAAGAGTTCCAGCTCACCACCTCATTTTTGCAGTTTAAGAAAGATTCTATAAAAGAATTGATGAAGTCCATTCAGAGGACCAAACGCCTATAAAGAAGTAAAGCCAGATATTTCTAGAAAAAAAGTCCTCATTGGAACAAATTTACAATTCTGTCCATTCACCAGGAGATTTTTCATAGAAGTATGAATATAAATCTAAAGATTACTTGACAGGTAGATATATTAAGATAGTGGTTTATCAAAGGACATAACTAAGAGCCTAAAATGGTTTCCTGTCCAAACAATAAAATTACTACTGAGACACTGAGTGCAGCTGCTTGATTCAAGTTTATGCTAAGAACCAGTTAGGTGTTTAGAGAAGCGTATAGAAAAGGAAATGTGGATATAGTCGAAAAGATTCAGCTCCAATCTTCATCATTGCAGTACAAAAGAGATACACTCACAGGATCCGAGCCATATAAAAGAAAGTAAAGGCAGAAAAGTGCATACCGTAGATGATTATTAGGATGACTGCAACATCTTATCCAAGATGCCTCTATGAGGAACCCAAACTTTGCTCATTCGATTGAGAAAGTTTTAAACTCTATTCTCCACACAATATCAAAAAAGAATACTGCATGTAACTAGGTGCCAATGAATTTACAAATTCGaaagattgaaatttttttaactGTCTTGCACTTCTACAAGTGATCAAAGTAGTCTTTTCATATGTAAATCCTAGTTCACCCCCAAACACATTTGGAGAAAGTTTTGAACTTAGCCACAGAACATCACAAAACAATACCACATAAACCAAAAGGTATGAATGAATTCACAAATTGAAAGAATACAAAGGTTTCAACCTCTTCCACTCCTACAGTTGATCAATGTAGTATTCATCAGAGGTAACTATAGGACATCAAACAAACACTTCAACTTCTCCACTAAGCAATGTAATACTGCATATTTTTACTGAAAAATGTCACAATGCAAGCGGTTTTCCATAGACATTGAGTCATATGACAGGCTCAGATTTCTGAAGCATGGTATGACAATAAAAATATGGTATCTGAATTCCCAAATGAAGAATGGAGATCTTGGTTTCCCATCCATTGTCCAAGGCTTGTTTAGCATACATTCTTGAAACTGACCTGCACTAAATGACTGAACATCTATCACCAGCATTGTCTCAGACTCTCATTCTCACACTGAAACACAAGACAACCAAAACGCCGCAAAAATCTTCATATTCTACTTCAAAAGAATGACTCTTTTTCTTATAAATGCAAGTTCTACAACCTCTTCCATTTGCTCTTGGGAAAATCCTCTAAGGATCACTTCCACACAACAAGAACAACAACCGCATTATCCACTGCgcaaatcaacaacaataccCTTCAATCTCTAGCATGGCGATTTAGGATCAAAATCCAAATGGTAATTGCACTCTCTAGAATAGAAATCATTCTTTTCAATTAAACTCCTCAACTTCCCATAAGTAAAATTCGGGCTATTCGGATCGCTGGACGGAGACTCAGCAGATGAATCCACAGTTGATGGTTGCATGAAACATAAGTAACAGCCTTGATTACCTCCACTAACTCCAAGCCTCTTACCTGAAGAAAACggtgaacaagaagaagaagcagcagcagcagcagtccTGTTTCTTCTGGGTAATTGCTTCTTGGCTTTTGTGAATGGAGACAGGACCACCTGTTTGGCCTTTCCCAAATTCCTTGAAAACCCAATTCCACTACTCCGCTTCTTTGCATCCTTGGCTCTGCATCTACATCTGCCATTGAGACCACCACCATTCTCATCCTCGTCCTCATTACCATCATCGTCCCCACAATCTCTACCACTGCTTGATATCTCTTTATCAAGCACAGACATCAATTTTATACAGATATGTTTGTACAGCGGCTAGAagcaaaaacccagaaagcacCAATAAGAATCATTAAAGTTACAATTTTGATCAGAACTATTGGAccagagaagaaaaggaaacaaacccagaaatgaaaGTTTAAATTGAATCAGAGTTCAACACAAGTCTCTATATTGATATAATGACTAGAAGCAaaaccggaaaaaaaaaagcaccaaTTGGAATCATTAAAATTGCGGTTTGGATAAGAAATGTTGGACcagagaaggaaaagaagaagacccAGATGAGAATAAGAGTTGGAAGTTAGATTTTATGTGAAGAAAATTGAGATAAGAGACCAATACAGATGAAGGGAAGGTCGGGTTCTCCGGCGAGGTTGTAGGAGAAGGAGTGAAAGTGAAACTCCGTGTTGTGTTGGGTCAGAACTTTCCTCCCCAACCTCTTCTACAGTCCACCAACTGTCGGAATGcgaattaaaatttaaaatttaaaatttaaaaattaattccTTAAATGTCTCTGATTCTATGTGACTGACCACGTAGAGAACTACGTGTTGGTTTTGTGATGGTTGATAATGGCAAGGGTAGCGTCTCGTATTTGTATTACTGTATAAAGCTCCCTTTACACAAAAGTATGGAGGCGTTTCTCAAGTCTTCGAATGCCAGAGCCAATGAATGTGATTAATTGTAACTTTGTTGATAGTGAAAGGCTAATCTTCCTTAATCATTGATGCCTTTgttttctcttcaatcttccAAGGGGTAAGCACGTGCCTCTCATTCAAAATGCTTGATGAAATTGTCCCTGGATTTAGCCAATTAGTGAGGGAGAGAGGGTTGAAAAATGAGAATTGAGTAGGAATTATAGTAAGTAAAggtatatactattattaagagaagagagattgttaaccaaaacagaaaatttttaccaaaatatccctcaaatattaaaaaacatttgaacttaaatatttgagaaagacaaaatggtcaattcacaaataaaagaaagacaaaataaatttaacaaaaaaaaaaatcaaaaatcaaaaacaaaatatgtgcaacaattttctccacattttgTGAAATAACTTCCCACGTAATTATCCACATTCATAGTGTGTGTCTGGagtctagtatatatatatacagatcctatccagagtgaggtctcgctttgaaattaaagtgcgcttttagagtttatggtcacttttcggtcgcatatccacatctggaccgttcagtttttaggtactaatgtatagatcatctctgcaaaatttcagccaaattgatggtcgttaaggcattgataactgtcttaaagctagtacggttcatgttggatagattcagttcgtccattggtttaagcgagttagataccttaaagatcatcaatttggctgaaattttgcagagatggtctatacattagtacctaaaaactgaacggttgagatgtggatatgagaccgaaaagtgaccctaaactctaacctcacactttaatttcagagcgaggcctcgctctggatagaatctgtatatatatatatatatatatatatatatatatagatacacaCACTTAATTAAAATACAAGTAAAACAATGCTTTCCTATAAGACTTTAAGTTCATGTTTGAGATTTTGaggcatatatgtatatatatctgcAGTGTTCGACAATTGGTTTCCTTAAGGTTAGACATTTTGCTTAGTATCGAGCAGAACAACTCATGAAATTCTACTCCCAACATCATAACTTCATTCTTCCTTACCAAATCATTACTAGTATTAGCGTGCATGAGCTTAAGGGTCTCTTGCAAGCCTAGATGTGCTCCACGAATTGTTGAAGTGAATTGGTTTCCTCCCTTAATTGGATGGGTAAAAATGAACATTAATGGAGCTTGGAAAAGTGCATCCGGTCAAGCTGGTTATGGTGGTGTATTTCGGGATTATCAAGGTATTTTTCTTAGGgttttttcttctaatttgaTATTCCAAGTTCGGTGGCAGCAAAAGTAATGGTGGtgattaaagcaattgaaataACCTGGGTTTGTGATTAGACACACGttgtgtggttttttttttttttttttttgtcaaagtaATAATTCATTAA
This region includes:
- the LOC133722357 gene encoding uncharacterized protein LOC133722357, with the protein product MSVLDKEISSSGRDCGDDDGNEDEDENGGGLNGRCRCRAKDAKKRSSGIGFSRNLGKAKQVVLSPFTKAKKQLPRRNRTAAAAASSSCSPFSSGKRLGVSGGNQGCYLCFMQPSTVDSSAESPSSDPNSPNFTYGKLRSLIEKNDFYSRECNYHLDFDPKSPC